The DNA region GGAAGATCCGCATCTTGTTGTGGCCCTTGAATACCGTCGGCTTGACGTAATAGCCGCCGGCCAGGTCCCCGGCCAGCTGGTTGCGTTCGCCGCCGATCAGGCACTCGGCGCCCTCCTGCTTGCCCAGGTCGAGGTACGAGAGGATCTTCTCGAGCTGTTCCTGAGAGGCCTGCGCGCCCACCATCGTCCCCTTGTCCAGAGGGTGTCCGGTCTGGATGGCGGCCACGCGCTTGAGCGCCCGTTCCATGAACTGCTCGTAGATCGACTCCTGGATGAGCGCGCGGCTGGGGCAGGTGCAGACCTCGCCCTGGTTGAGCGCGAACATGGTGAAGCCTTCGAGCGCCTTGTCGAAGAAGGCGTCGTCGGCGCTCATCACGTCCTCGAAGAAGATGTTGGGGCTCTTGCCGCCCAGCTCCAGGGTGACGGGAATGAGGTTCTGGCTGGCGTACTGCATGATCAGCCGGCCGGTGGTGGTCTCGCCGGTGAAGGCGATCTTGGCGATGCGGTTGCTGGATGCCAGCGGCTTGCCGGCCTCCAGCCCGAAGCCGTTGACCACGTTGAGCACGCCTGCGGGCAGCAGGTCGCCGATCATCTCCAGCAGCACCAGGATGGAGGCGGGCGTCTGTTCCGCGGGCTTGAGCACCACGCAATTGCCGGCCGCCAGGGCCGGCGCGAGCTTCCATACCGCCATCAGGATCGGGAAGTTCCAGGGAATGATCTGGCCCACCACACCCAGCGGCTCGTGGAAGTGGTACGCGACGGTGTTGTGGTCGATCTCGCTGATGCCGCCTTCCTGCGCCCGTACGGCGCCGGCAAAGTACCGGAAGTGGTCTATGGCCAGAGGAATGTCGGCCGCCAGTGTCTCGCGCAGCGGCTTGCCGTTGTCGATGGTTTCCGCCACGGCCAGGGTGAGCAGGTTGGCCTCCATGCGGTCGGCGATCTTGAGCAGGATGTTGGCCCGGTCGGTGGTCGACGTCTTGCCCCAGGCGCCCTTGGCTTTGTGCGCGGCGTCCAGCGCGGCCGTCACGTCCTTGTCGTTGGAGCGTGGGATCTCGGCGAATACCTGGCCGTTGATCGGGGAACTGTTCTCAAAGTACTGCCCGTCGACCGGCGGCACCCATTGGCCGCCGATGTAGTTGCCGTACTGCTTCTTGTAGGGGTTGGCGATGCCGAGGCTGGCGATTTCTGCCATGTTCATGGTGCTGTCTCCTGGTTGGAATGGGAAGAGGTCGCTCGTCGCGCTGCGGCGCCGTGCATCCTCTGAAGGGCAAGTCGCGTGCCAGAGCCAGGCAGAGGCATTCGTGCCGACCGGCTGGTGGCTGCCGCCTCGGCTTGGCGGGGCTCGGGGGGCACGGTCGTGCCTTGGTCGCCTGGCCCTGCGCTGCTTCAGGGTGTGCCGCGTGTTCCATTGCGTGACGCTTCACTGTTCCGTTTCGGAACAATGGAGCAGGTGTGCGCGGGTCAACGACCGGAAGATGCCGCCTGGGGAGCGGGCCGCGCCAGGACAGAAGAGGTGCGGATCCACGGCAGGGTGGTGGAGCACCGTGCACAGCCCGGCCTCGATGGGGACGGCGCAGTCATCAGGGCGGCTTCGCGGCGGGGCCTGCGCCGTCACGGCTGCTCTGGCTGCCTTTGCCGGCCAGTCGTCATGCTATTGATTGTGTAGCGATATGCCGCCGTAGAATATGCGCTTGCGGCCATTTTGGCTTGCAACCGCGGTGCGGTACGCCCAAGGCGTGCCCGCGGCCTATCCCCTCATTCGCAGGAGGCGCCATGGGTGCGCAATGGAAAGCAAAAGGCAAGGCCCAGGTGGCCGACGCCAAGGGCAAGCTGTTTGGCAAGCTGGTCAAGGAAATCATCGTGGCCGCGCGCGGCGGCGCCGACCCGGCTGGCAACTCCCGCCTGCGGCTGGCCGTGGAGCAGGCACGCAAGGCGTCCATGCCCAAGGACACGCTGGACCGTGCCATCAAGAAGGGCTCGGGCACCGGCACCGATGCCGTGGACTACCAGCGCGTGATCTATGAAGGCTTCGGGCCCCACCAGGTGCCGGTGATGGTCGAATGCCTGACCGACAACGTCAACCGCACGGCGCCGGAGATGCGCGTGCTGTTCCGCAAGGGCCAGCTGGGCACGTCCGGCTCGGTGTCGTGGGACTTCAACCACGTGGGGCTGATCGAGGCGGAACCCACGCCTGGCCATGCCGGTGCAGATGCCGAGGTGGCCGCCATCGAGGCAGGCGCGCAGGACTTCGGCCCGGGCGAGGAAGGGGGCGCGACGCTGTTCGTGACCGACCCTGCCGATCTCGACCTGGTCAGCCGCGCGCTGCCTGCGCAAGGGTTCACCGTGCTGTCGGCCAAGCTGGGC from Paracidovorax wautersii includes:
- the adh gene encoding aldehyde dehydrogenase, which gives rise to MNMAEIASLGIANPYKKQYGNYIGGQWVPPVDGQYFENSSPINGQVFAEIPRSNDKDVTAALDAAHKAKGAWGKTSTTDRANILLKIADRMEANLLTLAVAETIDNGKPLRETLAADIPLAIDHFRYFAGAVRAQEGGISEIDHNTVAYHFHEPLGVVGQIIPWNFPILMAVWKLAPALAAGNCVVLKPAEQTPASILVLLEMIGDLLPAGVLNVVNGFGLEAGKPLASSNRIAKIAFTGETTTGRLIMQYASQNLIPVTLELGGKSPNIFFEDVMSADDAFFDKALEGFTMFALNQGEVCTCPSRALIQESIYEQFMERALKRVAAIQTGHPLDKGTMVGAQASQEQLEKILSYLDLGKQEGAECLIGGERNQLAGDLAGGYYVKPTVFKGHNKMRIFQEEIFGPVVSVTTFKTEEEALEIANDTLYGLGAGVWSRDGARAFRMGRGIQAGRVWTNCYHAYPAHAAFGGYKQSGIGRENHKMMLDHYQQTKNLLVSYSPDKLGFF
- a CDS encoding YebC/PmpR family DNA-binding transcriptional regulator; the protein is MGAQWKAKGKAQVADAKGKLFGKLVKEIIVAARGGADPAGNSRLRLAVEQARKASMPKDTLDRAIKKGSGTGTDAVDYQRVIYEGFGPHQVPVMVECLTDNVNRTAPEMRVLFRKGQLGTSGSVSWDFNHVGLIEAEPTPGHAGADAEVAAIEAGAQDFGPGEEGGATLFVTDPADLDLVSRALPAQGFTVLSAKLGYQPKNPVDPANLSPEALEEVESFLAAIDAHDDVQEMFVGLKG